TCTTGAGCTTTTCCGTTTCATTCGCCTGGGCCTGCCAGGTCTGGCGGAGCGAATTCGTGCGCTCGCCGTGCTCCGACTGCCGAAGGAGCGCCTGTTTCGCGAGGTCGTCGCGCCCCTCCTGCACGGCGAGGACCGCGCGCTTCTCCCAGTCCCGCGACTGCTTCGCTTCATCTTCGACCTGAACGCGGAGCTTCCGCTCATCCGCGATCGCGCCCGCGACTTCTCTCTTGGCGCGGGCCAGCTGATCTCGCATGTCGAGGATGATCTGGTTCAACATCTTCTCGGGGTGTTCGGCCCGGGCGATCAGGTCGTTGATGTTGGACCGGAAAAGAGTCGACAACTTCTGGAAGATGCTCATAGGCTCATCCCTCCACCGGAGCGCCCGCGAGGGACTTGATCCGCTCGATGTGACTGGACGCCGCCATCGAAATGCTCTCGACCGCGGCCTGCAATTCCGGCAGATCCAGCGATTCGAGCTGGAGCGTGTCGTTCAGCACCAGCTCGGTCCCTTCGAGCCCGTAGGCCCCATGAACGACGTCATTGGCGTTCAGCTCGAGGAGAGTGCGGTAAAGCTCCTCACGGGATCCGTTCGCGGGCGGCAGGTCCATAACCTTGAGGCGCACCACAAGAAGAGGAGGAGAGTGGTTCACCACCAGCGGGAGCGCGTCGTCGCGGCTCCGCACGAGATACATCCCCTCCGCGATCTCCTCGTATTCGAGATCCATGCGGATGAGAAAGCTCTCCAAATCCTCCCGGGTCACCATGTCCCCCTCCCTCGCTTGAACCAGAGACGGCGCGGCCTCCGGGGCCGGCGGTCGCCCGAAACGGGGTCCCGCCAACCCTCCGAGCCGGCACGGATACTACCCATACGCCCCGGGGTGGGGAAAGATTCAGCGTGCCTCGCCCGCCCCGCACCCCATCGCACCCGCGGCCTCCCTACCTGATCAGGCGGACCGTCACCGGATAGCGATATCTTTTCCCCTCGTTCGCCCGGATGGCGGCCACGATCGTGAAAGCGAGCCAGACGAGCCCGAGGATGGCGAAAAGGGGCCCCGTCACGATGATCCCGATTCCGAGGGTGAAGATCGTCAGGAGGAAGAGCACGAAGGCGATGGCCGCCATCGTGATGTTGAAGTTGAGCGCCTCCTTCCCCTGGTCGTCCACGAAGGGCATGGCGTCCTTCTTCAGCAACCAGATCACGAGCGGGCCGACGAAGACGCCGAAGCCCCCGAACC
The window above is part of the Gemmatimonadota bacterium genome. Proteins encoded here:
- a CDS encoding CesT family type III secretion system chaperone, which encodes MVTREDLESFLIRMDLEYEEIAEGMYLVRSRDDALPLVVNHSPPLLVVRLKVMDLPPANGSREELYRTLLELNANDVVHGAYGLEGTELVLNDTLQLESLDLPELQAAVESISMAASSHIERIKSLAGAPVEG
- a CDS encoding DUF4870 domain-containing protein, whose amino-acid sequence is MDPMTAPLGDDPGREERQWAMFAHLSALAGALVSSWFGGFGVFVGPLVIWLLKKDAMPFVDDQGKEALNFNITMAAIAFVLFLLTIFTLGIGIIVTGPLFAILGLVWLAFTIVAAIRANEGKRYRYPVTVRLIR